A single genomic interval of Streptococcus oralis subsp. dentisani harbors:
- the ccrZ gene encoding cell cycle regulator CcrZ, which yields MDLGDNELTLTPIPGKSGKAYMGSYPDGKRVFIKMNTSPILPGLAREQIAPQLLWTRRLPDGRDMCAQEWLTGKILTPHDMNRKQIINILTRLHRSRPLMKQLSRLGYTMETPVDLLQSWRQEAPEVLKRHQYLNSVIDDLRRTVPGFREDHATIVHGDLRHSNWIETESGLVYLVDWDSVRLTDRMFDVAHMLCHYIPEQHWHDWLTYYGYKYNQTVLDKLYWYGQYSYLSQIAKYFVNQDLDNVNREIYALRVFRDKYGKKR from the coding sequence ATGGACTTGGGTGATAATGAGCTAACGCTGACCCCTATACCTGGGAAGAGTGGCAAGGCTTATATGGGAAGCTACCCTGATGGGAAGCGCGTCTTTATAAAAATGAACACCTCTCCAATCCTACCTGGCCTAGCCAGAGAACAAATCGCTCCTCAATTACTATGGACTCGTCGTTTGCCAGATGGTCGTGATATGTGTGCCCAAGAATGGTTGACGGGCAAAATCTTGACACCGCACGATATGAACCGCAAGCAGATTATCAATATCTTGACACGTCTTCACCGCTCACGTCCCTTGATGAAGCAGTTGAGCCGTTTGGGATATACCATGGAGACGCCAGTAGACTTGTTGCAGTCTTGGAGGCAGGAAGCACCCGAAGTCTTGAAACGACATCAGTACTTAAACTCGGTGATTGATGATCTGCGCAGAACGGTTCCAGGTTTTAGGGAAGACCATGCTACGATTGTGCACGGTGATCTTCGCCATAGTAATTGGATTGAGACAGAGAGTGGACTCGTTTATCTAGTGGATTGGGATTCGGTTCGTCTGACGGATCGTATGTTTGATGTGGCGCATATGTTGTGTCATTATATTCCAGAGCAACATTGGCATGATTGGCTGACTTATTACGGTTATAAGTACAATCAGACAGTTTTAGATAAATTGTATTGGTATGGTCAGTATTCTTACTTGAGCCAGATTGCCAAATACTTTGTAAATCAAGATTTAGATAATGTAAACCGGGAGATTTATGCCTTGCGTGTCTTCCGTGACAAGTATGGAAAGAAGAGATGA
- a CDS encoding ABC transporter ATP-binding protein, producing MLEIKNLTGGYVHVPVLKDVSFTVESGQLVGLIGLNGAGKSTTINEIIGLLTPYSGEIKINGLNLREDATNYRKQIGYIPETPSLYEELTLREHIETVAMAYGIEQKVAFDRVGPLLKMFRLDQKLDWFPVRFSKGMKQKVMIICAFVVDPSLFIVDEPFLGLDPLAISDLIQLLEAEKQKGKSILMSTHVLDSAEKMCDAFVILHKGEVRAQGNLEQLREAFDMPEASLNDIYLALTKEEGL from the coding sequence ATGTTAGAAATTAAAAACCTGACAGGAGGTTATGTTCACGTCCCTGTCTTGAAAGATGTGTCCTTTACAGTTGAAAGTGGGCAGTTGGTCGGTTTGATTGGTCTCAATGGTGCTGGGAAATCAACGACAATCAATGAGATTATCGGTCTGTTGACACCTTACAGTGGAGAAATTAAGATTAACGGTCTCAACCTGCGAGAAGATGCGACCAACTACCGCAAGCAGATTGGTTATATCCCAGAAACGCCTAGTCTGTATGAGGAATTGACCCTCAGAGAGCATATCGAGACGGTTGCCATGGCCTATGGTATTGAGCAAAAAGTGGCTTTTGATCGTGTGGGACCTTTGTTAAAAATGTTTCGTTTGGATCAAAAATTAGACTGGTTCCCAGTGCGTTTTTCCAAAGGGATGAAGCAGAAGGTCATGATTATCTGTGCCTTTGTCGTAGATCCGAGTCTTTTCATTGTTGATGAGCCTTTTCTTGGGCTCGATCCGCTGGCTATTTCTGACTTGATTCAACTTTTGGAAGCAGAAAAACAAAAAGGCAAGTCCATTCTCATGAGTACCCACGTGCTGGATTCGGCGGAGAAGATGTGTGACGCCTTTGTTATTCTCCACAAGGGGGAGGTGCGGGCTCAGGGGAATCTGGAGCAACTCCGCGAAGCCTTTGACATGCCTGAAGCGAGTTTGAATGATATTTACTTGGCTCTGACCAAAGAGGAGGGGCTATGA
- a CDS encoding ABC transporter permease: MKDLFLKRKQAFRKECVGYLRYVLNDHFVLFLLVLIGFLAYQYSQLLQNFPENHWPILLFLGIVSALLLAWGGIATYMEVPDKLFLLVSEEEVTSHLKGQTVRSVVFWLFVQTLFLLLFAPLFLAMGYGLPVFLIYVLLLGAAKYLVFRQKSSKFFTENRLDWDYVISQESKRKQVLLRFFALFTQVKGVSNSVKRRSYLDFILKAVQKVPSKIWQNLYLRSYLRNGDLFALSLRLLLLSLLAQVFIEQAWIATAVVVLFNYLLLFQLLALYHAFDYQYLTQLFPLEKGEKEKGLKQIVVGAGSAVLLLELLVGAVVFQEKIALLALVGASLFLQLFYLPYQLKRLVDE, encoded by the coding sequence ATGAAAGACTTGTTTTTAAAGCGAAAGCAGGCTTTTCGTAAGGAGTGTGTCGGTTATCTGCGCTATGTTCTCAATGACCACTTTGTCTTGTTCCTGCTGGTTCTCATCGGTTTTCTAGCCTACCAGTATAGTCAACTTTTGCAAAATTTTCCTGAAAATCACTGGCCTATTCTTTTGTTTTTGGGGATTGTCTCTGCTTTGCTTTTAGCTTGGGGAGGAATCGCAACCTACATGGAAGTACCTGACAAACTCTTTCTCTTAGTCAGTGAAGAGGAGGTTACGTCCCACCTCAAAGGGCAGACAGTGCGCTCAGTAGTCTTTTGGCTCTTTGTCCAGACCCTTTTCTTACTTTTATTTGCGCCCTTATTTTTAGCCATGGGCTATGGCTTGCCAGTCTTTCTCATCTATGTGCTTTTATTGGGAGCAGCGAAGTACCTAGTATTTCGCCAAAAATCCAGTAAATTTTTTACAGAGAATAGGCTTGACTGGGACTATGTGATCTCCCAAGAAAGCAAGCGCAAGCAAGTTTTGCTTCGTTTCTTTGCTCTCTTTACTCAGGTCAAGGGCGTTTCAAATAGTGTCAAACGTCGCTCTTATCTGGATTTTATCCTAAAAGCAGTTCAGAAAGTGCCGAGCAAGATTTGGCAAAACCTCTATCTTCGTTCTTACCTGCGAAATGGAGACCTCTTTGCCCTTAGTCTACGTCTGCTCTTGCTTTCTTTGTTAGCGCAGGTCTTTATCGAGCAAGCTTGGATTGCGACGGCAGTAGTGGTTCTATTTAACTACCTCTTGCTCTTTCAGTTACTGGCCCTCTATCATGCCTTTGACTACCAGTACTTGACCCAGCTCTTTCCACTAGAAAAAGGGGAGAAAGAGAAGGGATTGAAACAGATTGTAGTCGGTGCGGGAAGTGCAGTTCTTTTGTTAGAATTGCTGGTCGGAGCAGTGGTTTTTCAAGAAAAAATAGCCTTGTTGGCTCTTGTAGGGGCTAGTCTCTTCCTACAATTGTTTTATTTACCTTACCAACTGAAAAGATTGGTTGACGAATAG
- the dnaJ gene encoding molecular chaperone DnaJ translates to MNNTEFYDRLGVSKNASADEIKKAYRKLSKKYHPDINKEPGAEEKYKEVQEAYETLSDDQKRAAYDQYGAAGANSGFGGAGGFGGFDGASGFGGFEDIFSSFFGGGGASRNPNAPRQGDDLQYRVNLTFEEAIFGTEKEVKYNREASCRTCNGSGAKPGTSPVTCGRCHGAGVINVDTQTPLGMMRRQVTCDVCHGRGKEIKDPCTTCHGTGHEKQAHSVHVKIPAGVETGQQIRLAGQGEAGFNGGPYGDLYVVVSVEASDKFEREGTTIFYKLNLNIVQAALGDTVEIPTVHGDVELVIPEGTQTGKKFRLRGKGAPSLRGGAVGDQYVTVNVVTPTGLNDRQKAALKEFAAAGDLKVNPKKKGFFDHIKDAFEGE, encoded by the coding sequence ATGAACAATACTGAATTTTATGATCGTCTGGGGGTGTCAAAAAACGCTTCGGCAGACGAGATCAAAAAGGCTTATCGTAAGCTTTCCAAAAAATATCACCCAGATATCAACAAGGAGCCTGGTGCTGAGGAAAAATACAAGGAAGTTCAAGAAGCCTATGAGACTTTGAGTGACGACCAAAAACGTGCAGCCTACGACCAATATGGTGCTGCAGGTGCCAACAGTGGCTTTGGTGGTGCTGGCGGTTTTGGTGGCTTTGACGGAGCAAGTGGCTTCGGTGGTTTTGAAGATATCTTCTCAAGTTTCTTTGGCGGAGGCGGAGCTTCGCGCAATCCAAACGCTCCTCGTCAAGGAGACGACCTCCAGTATCGTGTGAATTTGACTTTTGAAGAAGCTATCTTTGGAACGGAAAAAGAAGTTAAATACAATCGTGAAGCCAGCTGTCGTACATGTAATGGTTCTGGTGCTAAGCCAGGGACAAGTCCAGTCACTTGTGGACGCTGTCATGGCGCTGGTGTCATTAACGTTGATACGCAGACTCCGCTTGGTATGATGCGCCGCCAAGTAACCTGTGATGTCTGTCATGGTCGCGGAAAAGAAATCAAAGATCCATGTACAACTTGTCACGGGACAGGTCATGAAAAACAAGCTCATAGCGTACATGTGAAGATTCCTGCTGGTGTGGAAACAGGCCAACAAATCCGCCTCGCTGGTCAAGGTGAAGCAGGCTTTAACGGTGGACCTTACGGAGACTTGTATGTAGTGGTTTCAGTAGAAGCCAGCGATAAGTTTGAACGTGAAGGAACAACTATTTTCTACAAGTTGAATCTCAATATTGTCCAAGCAGCTCTTGGGGATACTGTGGAAATTCCAACTGTACATGGTGATGTTGAATTGGTCATCCCAGAAGGAACTCAGACTGGCAAGAAATTCCGTCTACGTGGCAAGGGAGCGCCAAGCCTTCGTGGTGGTGCCGTTGGTGACCAATATGTAACTGTCAATGTCGTGACTCCGACAGGTTTGAACGATCGTCAGAAAGCAGCGCTTAAAGAGTTCGCAGCTGCAGGTGACTTGAAAGTCAATCCAAAGAAAAAAGGCTTCTTTGACCATATAAAAGATGCCTTTGAAGGAGAATAA
- the trmB gene encoding tRNA (guanosine(46)-N7)-methyltransferase TrmB, translating to MRVRNRKGATELLEANPQYVVLNPLEAKGKWRDLFGNDHPIHVEVGSGKGAFVSGMAKQNPNINYIGIDIQKSVLSYALDKVLEVGVPNIKLLWVDGSDLTDYFEDGEIDRLYLNFSDPWPKKRHEKRRLTYKSFLDTFKRILPENGEIHFKTDNRGLFEYSLVSFSQYGMKLNGVWLDLHASDFEGNVMTEYEQKFSSKGQVIYRVEAEF from the coding sequence ATGAGAGTTAGAAATCGTAAAGGGGCGACAGAGTTACTAGAGGCTAATCCCCAGTATGTTGTCCTCAATCCCTTGGAAGCTAAAGGGAAATGGCGAGACTTGTTTGGAAATGATCATCCTATTCATGTTGAAGTTGGAAGTGGGAAAGGGGCCTTCGTATCTGGAATGGCCAAGCAAAACCCTAACATCAACTACATCGGGATTGACATCCAAAAGTCGGTCTTGAGTTATGCCTTGGACAAGGTGCTTGAAGTTGGAGTGCCCAACATCAAGTTGCTGTGGGTAGATGGTTCGGATTTGACCGACTACTTTGAAGACGGTGAAATTGATCGTCTCTACCTAAACTTTTCAGATCCCTGGCCTAAAAAACGCCATGAAAAACGTCGTTTGACTTACAAGAGTTTCTTGGATACCTTTAAGCGCATCTTGCCTGAGAATGGGGAAATCCATTTCAAGACAGATAACCGTGGCTTATTTGAGTATAGTCTAGTGAGCTTTTCTCAGTATGGGATGAAACTCAATGGTGTTTGGCTAGACTTGCATGCCAGTGATTTTGAAGGCAATGTCATGACAGAATATGAGCAAAAATTCTCCAGCAAAGGTCAAGTGATTTACCGAGTTGAAGCAGAATTTTAA
- the rimP gene encoding ribosome maturation factor RimP yields MDTIATIVELVREVVEPVIQAPFELVDIEYGKIGSDMILSIFLDKPEGITLNDTADLTEIISPVLDTIKPDPFPEQYFLEITSPGLERPLKTKDAVAGAVGKYIHVGLYQAIDKQKVFEGTLVSFEGDELTMEYMDKTRKKTVQIPYSLVSKARLAVKL; encoded by the coding sequence GTGGACACAATCGCAACAATCGTAGAATTAGTCAGAGAAGTTGTAGAACCTGTCATCCAAGCGCCTTTCGAGCTCGTGGATATCGAGTATGGAAAGATTGGCAGTGACATGATTCTCAGTATTTTTTTAGATAAACCTGAAGGAATCACCTTGAACGACACGGCAGACTTGACAGAAATTATCAGTCCTGTCTTAGACACCATCAAGCCAGATCCCTTCCCAGAACAATATTTCCTAGAAATCACCAGTCCAGGCTTGGAACGTCCTTTGAAAACCAAGGATGCTGTCGCTGGAGCTGTTGGGAAATACATCCATGTCGGGCTCTACCAAGCTATCGATAAGCAAAAAGTCTTTGAAGGAACCTTGGTATCCTTTGAAGGGGATGAGTTGACTATGGAATATATGGACAAGACACGTAAGAAAACAGTCCAAATTCCATACAGTTTAGTATCAAAAGCACGTTTAGCAGTTAAACTATAG
- a CDS encoding HIT family protein — MSNCIFCKIIAGEIPASKVYEDEQVLAFLDISQVTPGHTLVVPKEHYRNLLEMDAASASQLFAQVPTVAQKVMKATKAAGMNIIANCEEVAGQTVFHTHVHLVPRYGAEDDLKIDFIAHEPDFDKLAQVAETIRNA; from the coding sequence ATGTCAAATTGCATTTTTTGTAAGATCATCGCAGGCGAGATTCCTGCTTCAAAAGTATACGAGGATGAGCAGGTTCTTGCCTTCCTTGATATCTCTCAAGTAACACCTGGACACACCTTGGTCGTACCCAAAGAGCACTATCGCAATCTTTTGGAGATGGATGCTGCGAGCGCCAGCCAACTCTTTGCCCAAGTGCCAACAGTGGCTCAAAAAGTCATGAAGGCTACCAAGGCTGCTGGCATGAATATCATTGCCAACTGCGAGGAAGTCGCTGGTCAAACGGTCTTTCATACCCATGTGCACCTTGTTCCTCGCTACGGTGCAGAAGATGACCTCAAGATTGACTTTATCGCCCACGAACCTGACTTTGACAAACTTGCCCAAGTCGCTGAAACTATTAGAAATGCCTAA
- a CDS encoding DJ-1/PfpI family protein, whose product MKKVLCILYPNFSLYEIASLTSTLALSFDITIDYVASDHSMVVSEDGLPCLPTKTLDQVRIEEYSCVILPGMVNIGPALQDEKLASFLRELGEQDILITAISSAPILLAKAGLLNDTKFTGGIWQNFFDYFEFLPRENFKAKAVLQDKNIITAIGFAHQEFARKVILGLGLAENTDNYFKEQNEYSEEDLIFTLSDKEFDEVKQSIENTL is encoded by the coding sequence ATGAAAAAAGTACTTTGTATCCTTTATCCCAATTTTTCTCTTTATGAGATAGCCTCTTTAACAAGTACTTTAGCTCTGTCTTTTGACATCACGATTGATTATGTAGCTTCAGATCATTCGATGGTGGTCTCTGAAGATGGCTTGCCTTGTTTACCTACAAAAACATTGGATCAAGTACGTATAGAAGAGTATTCTTGTGTGATTTTGCCAGGAATGGTAAATATAGGGCCTGCTCTACAGGATGAAAAATTAGCCTCATTTTTGAGAGAACTCGGTGAGCAGGATATCTTAATTACAGCAATTTCTTCTGCGCCCATTTTGTTAGCGAAAGCTGGCTTGTTGAATGACACGAAATTTACTGGTGGGATTTGGCAAAACTTCTTTGATTATTTTGAATTTCTTCCTCGGGAGAATTTCAAAGCAAAAGCTGTCCTGCAAGATAAAAATATCATTACTGCTATTGGCTTTGCACATCAAGAGTTTGCAAGAAAAGTGATTCTTGGTCTAGGTTTGGCAGAAAATACTGACAACTATTTTAAAGAACAGAACGAATATTCAGAAGAGGACTTGATTTTTACTCTATCGGACAAAGAGTTTGATGAAGTGAAGCAGAGTATAGAAAATACCCTCTAA